Proteins from a genomic interval of Gordonia sp. SL306:
- the pth gene encoding aminoacyl-tRNA hydrolase has product MKLIVGLGNPGPKYEKTRHNIGAMVADGLVASAGERWKLHKKSGAQVAPLTVAGHQALVAKPRVYMNEAGRQIGPLAKFYSVPPGDLIVLHDELDIDLGLVRLKQGGGEGGHNGLRSISQSIGSRDYHRVRLGIGRPPGRQDPADFVLKPFPSAARADVELLIAHGIDATEMLISQGLEAAQNVVHTW; this is encoded by the coding sequence GTGAAACTGATTGTCGGGCTGGGCAACCCCGGCCCGAAATACGAGAAGACGAGGCACAACATCGGCGCGATGGTCGCCGATGGCCTCGTCGCCTCGGCCGGCGAGCGGTGGAAGCTGCACAAGAAGTCGGGCGCGCAGGTTGCGCCCCTCACCGTCGCCGGCCACCAGGCCCTCGTCGCGAAACCCCGGGTCTACATGAACGAGGCCGGACGACAGATCGGCCCCCTGGCCAAGTTCTACTCGGTCCCGCCGGGTGACCTGATCGTGCTGCACGACGAACTCGACATCGATCTCGGTCTGGTCAGGCTCAAGCAAGGCGGTGGCGAAGGCGGCCACAACGGTTTGCGATCCATCAGTCAATCGATCGGGTCACGTGACTACCACCGGGTCCGGCTCGGCATCGGACGACCACCCGGCCGGCAGGACCCGGCCGATTTCGTTCTGAAGCCCTTTCCGTCGGCCGCTCGTGCCGACGTCGAGTTACTGATCGCGCATGGCATCGACGCCACCGAGATGCTGATCTCTCAGGGCCTGGAGGCCGCGCAGAACGTCGTCCACACCTGGTGA
- a CDS encoding 50S ribosomal protein L25/general stress protein Ctc gives MATQTAKLTVTTRTEKGKGAARRARREGNVPAVLYGHGTDPQHLNLPALELAAILRNTGTNSIIDLDIEGTSQIALTKQIDVHPIRNYIEHVDLLVIRRGEKVTVEVYIVVEGDAAPGTLVTQDTSYIEIEADALSIPEQFVVSVEGVEPGNAVHASDLDLPEGVTLISDPETLIVAVNEAPTASQLEDEAEEAGAETPGTEEETEAPAEESAE, from the coding sequence ATGGCTACTCAGACCGCAAAGCTGACGGTCACCACTCGCACCGAGAAGGGCAAGGGCGCCGCCCGTCGTGCCCGCCGCGAGGGCAACGTACCCGCCGTGCTCTACGGCCACGGCACCGATCCGCAGCACCTCAATCTCCCGGCGCTCGAGCTGGCCGCGATCCTGCGTAACACCGGCACCAACTCGATCATCGACCTCGACATCGAGGGCACCAGCCAGATCGCGCTGACCAAGCAGATCGACGTGCACCCGATCCGCAACTACATCGAGCACGTCGACCTCCTGGTGATCCGCCGCGGCGAGAAGGTCACCGTCGAGGTCTACATCGTCGTCGAGGGCGACGCGGCCCCGGGCACCCTGGTCACCCAGGACACCAGCTACATCGAGATCGAGGCCGACGCGCTGTCGATCCCCGAGCAGTTCGTCGTCAGCGTCGAGGGCGTCGAGCCGGGCAACGCGGTCCACGCATCCGACCTGGACCTGCCCGAGGGCGTCACGCTGATCAGCGATCCGGAGACCCTCATCGTCGCCGTCAACGAGGCACCGACCGCCTCGCAGCTCGAGGACGAGGCCGAAGAGGCCGGCGCGGAGACCCCGGGCACCGAGGAAGAGACCGAGGCTCCTGCCGAAGAATCGGCAGAGTGA
- a CDS encoding limonene-1,2-epoxide hydrolase family protein, with protein sequence MTSRTPIDIVTEFLDELARGDSAAALENVDENIAYTNVSTPTVHGKRKVAKVFSGLDNLSWAGFNYRMVNVSADGPVVLTERVDELRIGRVAMQFWVCGRFEIAEGRITVWRDYFDYWDMTKGLVKGLVAAVIPAAQRPLPAKTLTA encoded by the coding sequence ATGACCTCACGAACACCGATCGACATCGTCACCGAGTTCCTCGACGAGTTGGCACGGGGAGACTCGGCGGCCGCCCTCGAGAACGTGGATGAGAACATCGCCTACACCAATGTCTCGACACCGACCGTTCACGGTAAACGCAAGGTGGCGAAGGTATTCAGTGGACTCGACAACCTCTCGTGGGCCGGCTTCAACTATCGGATGGTCAATGTCTCCGCCGACGGTCCGGTGGTCCTCACCGAACGCGTCGACGAACTGCGGATCGGCCGCGTCGCGATGCAGTTCTGGGTGTGCGGCCGATTCGAGATCGCCGAGGGGCGCATCACGGTGTGGCGGGATTACTTCGACTACTGGGACATGACCAAGGGCCTGGTGAAGGGGTTGGTCGCCGCGGTGATCCCGGCCGCGCAGAGGCCCCTGCCCGCAAAAACGCTCACCGCGTAG
- the asnB gene encoding asparagine synthase (glutamine-hydrolyzing), with protein MCGITGWVGYTHEMASKKNILDEMTATMSDRGPDDVGTYVDRHVGLGHRRLAIIDLPMGRQPMVANTPSGDVAIVYSGETYNFRELRGQLANAGHEFHTESDTEVVLHGYLEWGTEVVDRLNGMYAFAIWDGRTEQLVMVRDRLGIKPFYYSQTDDGVVFGSEPKAILANPLVPHTVDADGFRELFAVTKAPGWSMWKHIREVEPGTVVTVSRDGCATRTYWSLPAHEHTDDVDETVDHVRELMTDIVNRQLIADVPRCVLLSGGLDSSALTGLAAAHLGEEGRRVHSYAVDFVNQEENFRPDEMRDTPDSPYVRDVATHVGSMHRDVMLDPADLTDPAVRRAVIGARDIPAGLGDMDSSLYLLFKAIRAESTVALSGESADEVFGGYRWFFDEGSRNAETFPWLAFGSALTRSRYAMLTPEMQQTLDIDSYVDDQYATALAAIPTVDGESSEERRMRVICHLHLTRFVRMLLDRKDRASMAVGLEVRVPFCDHRLVEYVYNTPWAFKTFDGREKSLLRHATKHVLPQSVVDRTKSPYPSTQDLKYTITLQQQLDDIAAERGHQVFDLVDRRAVKAMTAESAHDVSPEVRTQMDRVLDLYHWIEMYSPDLQVA; from the coding sequence ATGTGCGGAATAACCGGCTGGGTGGGTTACACCCACGAGATGGCAAGCAAGAAGAACATTCTCGACGAGATGACCGCGACGATGAGCGATCGCGGTCCGGACGACGTGGGGACCTACGTCGACCGACACGTCGGCCTCGGCCATCGTCGGCTGGCGATCATCGATCTGCCGATGGGGCGACAGCCCATGGTGGCGAACACGCCGTCCGGCGACGTCGCAATCGTCTACAGCGGCGAGACCTACAACTTCCGCGAACTCCGTGGGCAGCTGGCCAACGCCGGTCACGAGTTCCACACCGAGAGTGACACCGAGGTGGTGCTGCACGGATACCTCGAGTGGGGCACCGAAGTGGTGGACCGACTGAACGGCATGTACGCCTTCGCGATCTGGGACGGCCGAACCGAGCAGCTCGTCATGGTGCGGGATCGACTGGGCATCAAGCCCTTCTACTATTCGCAGACCGACGACGGCGTGGTGTTCGGATCGGAACCCAAGGCGATCCTGGCGAATCCGCTGGTGCCGCACACCGTGGACGCCGATGGATTCCGGGAACTCTTCGCGGTCACCAAGGCGCCCGGGTGGTCGATGTGGAAGCACATCCGCGAGGTCGAGCCGGGCACCGTCGTCACTGTCTCACGCGATGGCTGCGCCACCCGGACCTATTGGTCGCTGCCCGCGCACGAGCACACCGACGACGTCGATGAGACCGTAGATCATGTGCGCGAGCTGATGACCGACATCGTGAACCGGCAACTGATCGCCGACGTCCCGCGATGCGTATTGCTCTCCGGCGGCTTGGATTCGAGCGCGCTCACCGGTCTCGCCGCCGCCCACCTCGGCGAAGAGGGCCGTCGCGTACACAGCTATGCGGTCGATTTCGTCAATCAGGAGGAGAACTTCCGGCCGGACGAGATGCGGGACACTCCCGACTCGCCGTATGTCCGTGACGTCGCAACGCATGTGGGGTCGATGCACCGCGACGTCATGCTCGATCCCGCGGATCTCACCGATCCCGCCGTGCGCAGGGCGGTCATCGGAGCCCGCGACATCCCGGCCGGCCTCGGAGACATGGACAGCTCGCTCTACCTGTTGTTCAAGGCGATCCGGGCCGAATCGACGGTCGCGCTGTCCGGAGAATCGGCAGATGAGGTGTTCGGCGGCTACCGGTGGTTCTTCGATGAGGGCTCACGCAACGCCGAGACCTTCCCGTGGCTGGCGTTCGGCAGTGCGCTCACCCGTTCGCGCTACGCCATGCTCACTCCCGAGATGCAGCAGACCCTCGACATCGACTCCTACGTCGACGACCAGTACGCCACCGCCCTCGCGGCGATCCCCACCGTCGACGGTGAATCGTCGGAGGAACGCCGGATGCGGGTCATCTGCCACCTCCACCTCACCCGCTTCGTCCGAATGCTGCTGGACCGCAAGGACCGCGCATCCATGGCGGTCGGTCTCGAGGTACGTGTTCCGTTCTGCGATCACCGGCTCGTCGAATACGTCTACAACACACCATGGGCGTTCAAGACCTTCGACGGTCGCGAGAAGAGCCTGCTGCGTCACGCGACTAAGCACGTCCTACCGCAGTCGGTGGTCGATCGGACCAAGAGCCCGTACCCGTCGACCCAGGACCTCAAGTACACCATCACCCTGCAGCAGCAGCTGGACGACATCGCCGCCGAGCGGGGCCATCAGGTGTTCGATCTCGTCGACCGCCGCGCCGTCAAGGCCATGACGGCGGAGTCTGCCCATGATGTGTCGCCCGAGGTCCGTACCCAGATGGATCGGGTGCTCGATCTCTACCATTGGATCGAGATGTACTCACCCGACCTGCAGGTCGCCTGA
- the arsC gene encoding arsenate reductase (glutaredoxin) (This arsenate reductase requires both glutathione and glutaredoxin to convert arsenate to arsenite, after which the efflux transporter formed by ArsA and ArsB can extrude the arsenite from the cell, providing resistance.): protein MDATIYHNPKCSTSRKALEKLRDAGIEPTVVKYLDQPYTRDQLTQLLDDAGLTARDAVRKRESLYKELDLASLPEDKLLTEMVQHPILVERPFVVTDKGTRLARPVDRLDEIL, encoded by the coding sequence GTGGACGCGACGATTTATCACAACCCGAAGTGCTCGACTTCCCGCAAGGCGCTCGAGAAGCTCCGCGACGCCGGGATCGAACCCACCGTCGTCAAGTATCTCGATCAGCCATATACCCGCGATCAGCTGACCCAACTGCTCGACGATGCCGGTCTGACCGCCCGCGACGCGGTCCGCAAACGCGAATCGCTCTACAAGGAACTCGATCTCGCGTCGTTGCCCGAGGACAAGCTGCTCACCGAGATGGTCCAGCACCCGATTCTGGTCGAGCGACCATTCGTGGTGACCGACAAGGGAACTCGTCTTGCCCGACCGGTGGACAGGCTCGACGAGATTCTCTGA
- a CDS encoding crotonase/enoyl-CoA hydratase family protein has product METALPPSLRVERDGPVAILTLARPEKRNALNDKMVRGIEDFFRHLEPGIRAVVLAADGDHFSAGLDLSEMVERSTFEGVAHSQMWHRAFREIEQAPVPVIAVLRGAVVGGGLELAATAHLRVAEQSTFYALPEGQRGLFVGGGASVRIPRLIGTSRMVDMMLTGRRYSGEEGERIGLNQYLVQDGAGLTTAMDLARRVADNPPQTNFAVTAALPLIAEANPREGSMMESLVAALAQGTDDAKSRMSDFLTGRGAKVERP; this is encoded by the coding sequence ATGGAAACAGCGCTACCCCCGTCACTGCGGGTCGAACGAGACGGCCCGGTCGCGATCCTGACACTCGCGCGGCCGGAGAAGCGGAACGCCCTCAACGACAAGATGGTGAGGGGGATCGAGGACTTCTTCCGACACCTCGAACCCGGGATCAGGGCGGTGGTCCTCGCTGCGGACGGCGACCATTTCTCCGCCGGCCTGGATCTGTCCGAGATGGTCGAGCGAAGTACCTTCGAGGGAGTCGCCCACTCGCAGATGTGGCATCGCGCGTTCCGTGAGATCGAGCAGGCGCCGGTACCGGTCATCGCGGTGTTGCGCGGGGCGGTGGTCGGCGGTGGACTGGAACTGGCCGCCACCGCACATCTTCGCGTCGCCGAACAGTCGACGTTCTATGCGCTGCCCGAAGGGCAGCGCGGGCTCTTCGTGGGTGGCGGGGCCTCGGTGCGGATCCCACGGTTGATCGGCACGTCGCGGATGGTGGACATGATGCTGACCGGTCGCCGGTACAGCGGCGAAGAGGGTGAGCGCATCGGACTCAACCAGTACCTCGTGCAGGATGGCGCCGGACTCACGACGGCCATGGATCTCGCGCGACGCGTCGCCGACAATCCTCCGCAGACGAACTTCGCGGTCACGGCGGCGTTGCCGCTGATCGCCGAGGCCAATCCGCGCGAAGGTTCGATGATGGAGTCGCTGGTGGCCGCGCTGGCCCAGGGCACCGACGACGCGAAGTCGCGGATGTCGGACTTCCTGACCGGACGCGGCGCCAAGGTGGAACGACCGTGA
- a CDS encoding acetoacetate--CoA ligase, which translates to MSATTASGEVTWTPPVDVRQGTEIGRFLGWLELRRGLTFEDYEDLWRWSIDDLAGFWSAIWEFFGVVSHAPYDTVLADDSMPGACWFPGATLNYAEHMLGTSEDTDTVAILGRSQTRDDVDLTFGQLREQVARARKVLQDLGVRRGDRVVGYLPNIPETLVAFLATASLGATWASCATEFGARSVIDRFGQVEPVVLLAAGGYRYGRKDIDLSERVRDIRAGLPTVRAVIDIEYGPWRVADALSWSALLDEAGHTGGPREAQFEPVPFDHPLVVLFSSGTTGKPKAIVHGHGGILLEHLKNNALSWDLQPSDRILWFSTTAWMMWNALVSALLTRAGIVLLDGDPTYPDLGWQWRIAEQTGVTLMGAAPGYLMACRGAGLDLHDADLKIRMVASAGSPLPPEGYAWIRAQLGPEVMLNVGSGGTDVCSGIVQNNPLLPVHAGQISGRALGVAAFAFDDDGREIIDTPGELVITRPMPSMPVGLWGDSDGTRMRDTYFDRWPGVWRHGDWITFGPDGSCVVSGRSDATLNRGGVRLGTAEFYRVVEELPTVSDSLVVHLEDPAGGNGRLILFVALADGADLDEDLRRRIASELRSALSPRHVPDDIIEVDLVPRNRTGKKLEIPVKRILQGAPPDQVASKDSLAEPTSLDAFAAFAGQAQR; encoded by the coding sequence GTGAGCGCGACGACGGCGAGCGGTGAGGTGACCTGGACGCCGCCGGTCGATGTCCGTCAGGGGACCGAGATCGGACGATTCCTCGGCTGGTTGGAACTACGTCGAGGACTCACGTTCGAAGACTATGAGGACCTCTGGCGCTGGTCGATCGACGACCTCGCGGGGTTCTGGTCTGCGATCTGGGAGTTCTTCGGAGTGGTCAGCCATGCTCCGTACGACACCGTGTTGGCGGACGACTCCATGCCGGGTGCGTGCTGGTTCCCCGGCGCGACCCTGAACTACGCCGAGCACATGCTCGGCACCTCCGAGGACACCGACACCGTCGCGATCCTCGGCCGTTCGCAGACCCGCGACGATGTCGACCTGACGTTCGGGCAACTCCGCGAGCAGGTGGCCCGCGCTCGAAAAGTGCTGCAGGATCTTGGTGTTCGACGTGGTGATCGAGTGGTCGGGTACCTTCCGAACATTCCCGAGACCCTGGTCGCATTCCTCGCGACCGCCAGCCTCGGTGCCACCTGGGCGAGTTGTGCCACCGAGTTCGGCGCGCGCAGCGTGATCGACAGGTTCGGACAGGTGGAACCGGTGGTGCTGCTGGCCGCCGGCGGCTACCGATACGGCCGCAAGGACATCGACCTGTCCGAGCGCGTTCGCGACATCCGCGCCGGACTGCCCACTGTGCGGGCCGTCATCGACATCGAGTACGGACCGTGGCGGGTGGCGGATGCGCTGTCGTGGTCGGCGCTGCTCGACGAGGCCGGCCACACCGGCGGTCCCCGTGAGGCCCAGTTCGAACCGGTGCCCTTCGACCATCCTTTGGTGGTGCTCTTCTCCTCGGGTACCACCGGCAAACCCAAGGCGATCGTGCACGGCCACGGCGGGATCTTGTTGGAACACCTCAAGAACAACGCACTGTCCTGGGATCTCCAACCATCCGACCGCATCCTGTGGTTCTCCACGACGGCGTGGATGATGTGGAACGCTCTGGTCTCGGCGTTGCTCACCCGGGCAGGCATCGTGCTGCTCGACGGTGACCCCACCTATCCGGACCTCGGCTGGCAGTGGCGGATTGCCGAACAGACCGGTGTGACGCTGATGGGTGCCGCCCCCGGGTACCTCATGGCGTGTCGGGGAGCGGGACTCGACCTGCACGATGCGGATCTGAAGATCCGGATGGTTGCGTCCGCGGGTTCACCGCTGCCGCCCGAGGGCTACGCCTGGATCCGTGCGCAACTCGGTCCCGAGGTGATGCTGAATGTGGGGTCCGGCGGCACCGACGTGTGCAGCGGAATTGTGCAGAACAACCCGTTGCTGCCCGTGCACGCCGGACAGATCTCGGGCCGGGCCCTTGGCGTGGCCGCTTTCGCATTCGATGACGACGGCCGTGAGATCATCGATACCCCTGGCGAATTGGTCATCACCCGGCCCATGCCGTCGATGCCGGTCGGGCTCTGGGGCGACTCCGACGGCACACGGATGCGGGACACCTATTTCGATCGTTGGCCCGGAGTCTGGCGGCATGGAGACTGGATCACGTTCGGTCCCGACGGGAGCTGTGTCGTGTCTGGTCGGTCTGATGCGACGTTGAACCGTGGGGGGGTTCGGCTGGGTACCGCTGAGTTCTACCGGGTCGTAGAGGAGCTGCCGACAGTGTCGGACAGCCTGGTGGTTCACCTGGAGGATCCGGCGGGCGGCAACGGTCGGTTGATCCTCTTTGTGGCGCTCGCCGACGGAGCCGACCTCGACGAGGATCTGCGCCGACGCATCGCGAGCGAATTGCGCAGTGCACTGTCGCCGCGGCATGTCCCGGACGACATCATCGAGGTGGATTTGGTGCCACGCAACCGGACCGGCAAGAAGCTGGAGATTCCGGTCAAGCGGATTCTGCAGGGCGCACCACCCGATCAGGTTGCCAGCAAGGACTCGTTGGCCGAGCCGACCTCTCTGGACGCGTTCGCCGCCTTTGCCGGGCAGGCGCAGCGATGA
- a CDS encoding 3-hydroxyacyl-CoA dehydrogenase NAD-binding domain-containing protein, whose product MNGQAAAVQRVVVVGAGAIGLSWTALLIGRGVDVVLADPAQEAEERAIRTLTTMLGEVPADLSLVVDAAEAVADADFVIEAGPERLDLKRRLFADLDAAAPAHVMLTSSSSGLAASDIQRDCTRHPERVLVAHPFNPPHLVPLVEVVGGRLTSEESVLMTMEILRGLGKAPIRLRRELPGHVVNRLQAALWREAYYLVEQGVVSVTDIDQAVANGPGLRWALLGPLATQHLSGGDGGLQHVLEHLGPPMLDWWQDLGTPEFTPALIDTLVRGVTEEMGGQEPAVLARRDAALRELLATKAELDLTVMPGAREPQAKGDRR is encoded by the coding sequence ATGAACGGACAGGCCGCTGCCGTCCAGAGGGTGGTCGTCGTCGGTGCCGGTGCGATCGGGCTCAGCTGGACTGCGCTGCTGATCGGCCGCGGGGTCGATGTGGTGCTGGCCGATCCGGCCCAGGAAGCCGAGGAACGGGCCATCCGCACACTGACCACGATGCTGGGGGAAGTCCCCGCCGACCTCTCGCTCGTCGTCGACGCCGCCGAAGCTGTTGCCGACGCGGACTTCGTGATCGAGGCGGGTCCCGAGCGACTCGACCTCAAACGGCGGCTGTTTGCCGATCTCGACGCCGCCGCACCCGCACACGTGATGCTGACCAGTAGCTCGTCCGGTTTGGCGGCCAGCGACATCCAGCGCGACTGCACCCGCCACCCGGAACGGGTGCTGGTGGCGCACCCGTTCAACCCACCCCATCTGGTCCCGCTGGTCGAGGTGGTCGGCGGCCGGCTGACCAGTGAAGAGTCCGTGCTGATGACGATGGAGATCCTCCGTGGTCTGGGTAAAGCGCCGATCCGGCTGCGCCGAGAGCTCCCCGGGCACGTGGTGAACCGATTGCAGGCCGCCCTGTGGCGTGAGGCGTACTACCTGGTCGAACAGGGCGTGGTGTCGGTGACCGACATCGACCAGGCCGTCGCGAACGGACCCGGACTGCGGTGGGCGCTATTGGGACCGCTTGCCACCCAACATCTTTCCGGGGGTGACGGCGGTCTGCAGCACGTGTTGGAGCACCTCGGCCCGCCGATGCTGGACTGGTGGCAGGATCTGGGTACGCCGGAATTCACTCCGGCCCTGATCGACACCCTGGTCCGAGGCGTCACCGAGGAGATGGGCGGACAGGAGCCCGCGGTGCTGGCACGTCGAGATGCGGCTCTGCGGGAGTTGCTGGCCACCAAGGCCGAACTCGACCTCACCGTGATGCCCGGGGCGCGGGAACCGCAGGCGAAAGGCGATCGGCGATGA
- a CDS encoding acyl-CoA synthetase, translating into MKDQGLGSWVTRRARMSPASTALIDGDAATTYAELDRRVTALAHGLRRLGVQRGDRVAYLGFNGAGFVETLFAVAKLGAVFFPVNTRLAAPELRHVLADSGSRLLLHQESFSAAVAAAHVDDMDLQIYPLSNAPTALDPLLDPDQSPIDEAIGHDDLFMLQYTSGTSGRPKGVMLTHGNVIWNVLNLLVDVDLGSSEVALVTAPMFHTAALNQVLLPVILKGGTCLLEAKFDPARAIDVIANRGVTMLFGVTSMYQALAEEPTFGTADLHTLRHALSGGAPIPETLLRTYVDRELRITQGYGLTETSPGATMLREADGLRKLGSAGTSCFFSDVQVVDLDGRPAAVGEPGEVLVQGPNVSPGYWRNETATDAAFHEGWIHTGDVAVVDDDGFVYIVDRLKDMYISGGENVYPAEVERAIYEHPDILECAVIGLSDPQWGEVGRAFVRVRSGSSLDHEQLLAFLAERIARYKLPRSTVIRDELPRNASGKLQRSKLKEL; encoded by the coding sequence ATGAAGGATCAGGGTCTCGGTTCCTGGGTGACTCGTCGGGCCCGAATGTCCCCGGCGTCGACAGCACTGATCGACGGAGACGCCGCGACGACCTACGCCGAACTCGATCGACGGGTGACCGCACTCGCCCACGGACTGCGGCGGTTGGGCGTGCAGCGTGGTGACCGAGTTGCCTACCTCGGCTTCAACGGCGCCGGTTTTGTCGAAACGTTGTTCGCGGTGGCGAAACTCGGTGCGGTGTTCTTTCCGGTGAACACCCGGCTGGCCGCGCCCGAGCTGCGCCATGTGCTTGCCGACAGCGGTAGCCGGCTACTCCTGCATCAGGAGTCGTTCTCGGCGGCCGTCGCGGCCGCGCACGTCGATGACATGGATCTGCAGATTTACCCGCTGTCCAATGCTCCGACCGCGCTGGATCCGTTGCTGGATCCCGATCAGTCACCGATCGACGAAGCCATCGGTCATGACGATCTGTTCATGCTCCAGTACACGTCCGGCACCAGCGGGCGCCCCAAGGGCGTCATGCTCACCCACGGAAACGTGATCTGGAATGTGTTGAATCTGTTGGTGGACGTGGACCTGGGTAGCAGCGAGGTCGCGCTGGTCACGGCCCCGATGTTTCACACGGCAGCATTGAACCAGGTGTTGCTACCGGTGATCCTCAAAGGTGGGACCTGCTTGCTGGAAGCCAAGTTCGATCCTGCGCGCGCCATCGACGTGATCGCGAATCGCGGCGTGACAATGCTGTTCGGCGTCACGTCGATGTATCAGGCGCTGGCCGAGGAACCCACCTTCGGCACTGCTGACCTGCATACGCTCCGCCACGCCCTCAGCGGTGGCGCACCGATTCCGGAGACGTTGCTACGTACCTACGTAGACCGGGAGTTGCGGATCACCCAGGGGTACGGGCTGACCGAGACCTCTCCGGGCGCCACGATGCTGCGCGAGGCGGATGGGCTCCGCAAGCTCGGCTCCGCCGGCACCTCCTGCTTTTTCAGCGATGTGCAGGTGGTCGATCTCGACGGCCGCCCGGCGGCGGTGGGTGAACCGGGCGAGGTACTGGTACAGGGTCCGAACGTCAGCCCCGGGTATTGGCGCAACGAGACCGCCACCGACGCGGCGTTCCACGAGGGTTGGATCCATACCGGTGACGTGGCGGTGGTCGACGACGACGGGTTCGTGTACATCGTCGACCGACTCAAGGACATGTACATCTCCGGCGGTGAGAACGTCTATCCGGCGGAGGTCGAACGGGCGATCTACGAGCACCCCGACATCCTGGAGTGCGCCGTGATCGGTTTGTCGGACCCGCAGTGGGGCGAGGTGGGACGGGCCTTTGTCCGAGTCAGATCCGGCTCCTCACTCGACCACGAGCAATTGCTCGCATTCTTGGCCGAGCGGATCGCGCGTTACAAGCTTCCGCGATCCACGGTCATTCGTGATGAGCTGCCTCGCAACGCCTCCGGCAAGCTCCAGCGCTCCAAATTGAAGGAATTGTGA
- a CDS encoding amidohydrolase family protein: MTRYQPEIDLDAISAIDMHVHIEQDDHGHLSLDPMLMDASEAYFKGSDNRTPTVGDIAARYRASGMAAVVFTVDATTALGRPAISSEEIATRAADEADVVIPFGSVDPRQGERAIDRARSLVQDYGVRGFKFHPSLQAFDPTDPALQPLWSALQDLGVPALFHTGQNGIGAGLPGGRGIKLRYSNPLLLDDVAADFPGLTVIMAHPSVPWQVEAISITTHKSNVFIDLSGWRPKYFPPELIRAAGGMLHRKVLFGTDYPLISPERWLADFAELGIKPERHEYILKSNAVEVLGLG; encoded by the coding sequence ATGACTCGCTACCAGCCCGAGATCGACCTCGACGCGATCAGCGCGATCGACATGCACGTGCACATCGAACAAGACGACCACGGTCATCTCTCCCTGGATCCCATGCTGATGGACGCCTCCGAGGCGTACTTCAAGGGCTCGGACAATCGGACCCCGACCGTGGGGGACATCGCGGCTCGCTACCGCGCGTCGGGGATGGCCGCCGTTGTCTTCACCGTCGACGCCACCACCGCACTCGGCCGTCCGGCGATCTCCAGTGAGGAGATCGCCACCCGTGCGGCGGACGAGGCCGACGTGGTGATCCCGTTCGGTTCGGTGGATCCTCGGCAGGGGGAGAGAGCGATCGATCGAGCCCGGAGCCTGGTGCAGGACTATGGCGTCCGTGGATTCAAGTTCCACCCCAGCCTGCAGGCGTTCGATCCCACCGATCCGGCGTTGCAGCCGTTGTGGTCCGCCCTGCAGGACCTGGGTGTCCCGGCGTTGTTCCACACGGGGCAGAACGGGATCGGTGCGGGACTGCCCGGTGGACGCGGCATCAAGTTGCGCTACTCGAACCCGCTTCTGCTCGACGACGTGGCCGCCGACTTTCCGGGCCTGACAGTGATCATGGCGCATCCCTCGGTTCCCTGGCAGGTCGAGGCCATCTCGATCACCACACACAAATCGAACGTGTTCATCGACTTGTCCGGATGGCGTCCGAAGTACTTCCCGCCCGAGCTCATCCGGGCCGCCGGCGGGATGCTGCATCGCAAGGTTCTCTTCGGCACCGACTATCCGCTCATCAGCCCGGAGCGTTGGCTCGCGGACTTCGCCGAATTGGGCATCAAACCCGAGCGGCACGAGTACATCCTCAAGTCGAATGCTGTGGAGGTCCTTGGCTTAGGGTGA
- a CDS encoding MarR family winged helix-turn-helix transcriptional regulator, with the protein MTRHQPTLLYMVKQVELAIRAHLDDVLKPQGLTTSQYTAMTVLERDPGMTAAHLARNSFVTAQSMSDVVAPLLDRGLIERHRDPADRRRLVLSLTADGMALLDTCRGPVTAVQTRMVHGMDAKAAAEFGDVLQSCRKNLVD; encoded by the coding sequence ATGACGCGTCACCAACCCACGTTGCTCTATATGGTCAAGCAAGTCGAGTTGGCGATTCGAGCGCACCTGGACGACGTGCTCAAGCCGCAGGGCCTGACCACGTCGCAGTACACCGCGATGACGGTGCTCGAGCGGGACCCCGGCATGACCGCGGCGCATCTGGCGCGCAATTCGTTCGTGACCGCGCAGAGCATGTCAGACGTGGTGGCTCCGTTGCTGGATCGCGGTCTGATCGAGCGGCATCGGGATCCGGCTGATCGACGCCGCCTGGTGTTGTCGTTGACCGCAGACGGTATGGCACTTCTGGATACCTGCCGTGGGCCGGTGACGGCGGTGCAAACGCGGATGGTGCATGGGATGGACGCGAAGGCCGCCGCCGAGTTCGGCGACGTTTTGCAGAGCTGTCGCAAGAATCTCGTGGACTGA